In Lates calcarifer isolate ASB-BC8 linkage group LG15, TLL_Latcal_v3, whole genome shotgun sequence, one genomic interval encodes:
- the si:ch211-79k12.2 gene encoding zinc finger protein 436 — protein MDKDKSSDIHGPCSWMEMHQFIGDLLTSGNSSKDQPDGLNSAWGMAHGGGGAALGFKGASLEPLQPPPPTQDKTEAEPGRHIQPRATQRKGESRGRREDVHHACACPGCPSSTSPPSFETLKPRQPLSSPPRSDAVCHAKDLSGTAPMSLGMCSPDTTEQSGAATSELEAGTSSQLQGEDVDRGTQSPDQNSESPPSRASSGSLSSLSVFPCLCCHRGLQTCTQILGHQDGTDSPFSHTHAHHHFHHHHCPITSCFSCHQLAHPHSPQLSGPFPCFSCQRSFPTCSQACHHQQHRRTQQQDERGGTAATLLSLHPCMHCSASFSRPSQLLQHQRSEHAHKPSGFLCTECGRAFNSHSNLRIHLNVHTGARPYTCSDCGKSFSQSGALKIHRRIHTGERPYSCGFCGRGFPHLAGVRAHQRTHTGEKPYRCSQCGKCFTQSGALKIHTRIHTGERPFICSLCGKGFSNRSGIRFHYRTVHGLASEHAGEAGGGAAYRGAAGRGYPPGRPPASASLNTPSSQDRDSHAAPNSRGSPASAAAQSEAGNPGSNREVLLYACEDCGLRFKDAPSRNRHQTLVHYSSEGREEDGEAGAEDRAKHK, from the exons ATGGACAAAGACAAGTCTAGCGACATT CATGGTCCGTGCTCCTGGATGGAGATGCATCAGTTCATTGGTGACCTTTTAACATCTGGAAACTCCTCCAAGGATCAGCCAGATGGGCTGAACTCAGCGTGGGGCATGGCccatggtggtggtggtgctgctcTGGGTTTCAAAGGTGCTTCACTTGAGCCTCTACAACCACCTCCGCCCACTCAGGacaaaacagaggcagagccaGGCCGGCACATCCAGCCCAGGGCGacacagaggaagggagagTCCAGAGGCAGGAGAGAAG aTGTGCATCATGCCTGCGCCTGTCCTGGCTGcccttcctccacctccccacCTTCCTTTGAAACGTTAAAACCCCGACAACCTTTGTCCTCACCGCCACGCTCAGATGCAGTATGCCACGCCAAAGACCTTAGCGGCACTGCTCCAATGAGCCTTGGCATGTGCTCACCGGACACCACCGAGCAAAGCGGTGCAGCCACGTCTGAGTTAGAAGCCGGGACGTCCAGCCAATTGCAGGGGGAGGATGTGGACAGAGGGACTCAGAGCCCAGACCAGAACTCAGAATCTCCTCCATCCAGAGCGTCCTCAGGCTCCCTGTCCAGTCTCTCCGTGTTTCCCTGCTTGTGTTGCCACCGCGGCCTCCAGACCTGCACCCAGATACTGGGTCACCAGGATGGCACAGACTCCCCGTTTTCTCACACCCACGCCCATCACCATTTCCATCACCACCACTGCCCCATAACCTCCTGCTTTTCCTGCCACCAGCTCGCCCACCCTCACTCCCCACAGCTCTCGGGTCCCTTTCCCTGCTTCTCTTGCCAGCGTTCCTTCCCCACCTGTTCTCAGGCCTGCCATCACCAGCAGCACCGGCGAACACAGCAACAGGACGAGAGAGGCGGGACGGCCGCGACCCTGCTGTCGCTGCATCCCTGCATGCACTGCTCCGCCTCCTTCTCCAGGCCGTCCCAACTTCTGCAGCACCAGCGCTCCGAGCATGCCCACAAACCGTCCGGCTTCCTCTGCACGGAGTGCGGCAGGGCCTTCAACTCGCACAGCAACCTCCGCATCCACCTCAACGTGCACACTGGCGCCCGGCCCTACACCTGCTCTGACTGCGGTAAGAGCTTCAGCCAGTCGGGGGCTCTGAAGATTCACAGGCGGATTCACACAGGGGAAAGGCCGTACTCCTGTGGATTTTGCGGCAGAGGGTTCCCCCATCTCGCAGGGGTCCGGGCCCACCAGAGGACCCACACTGGAGAAAAGCCCTACCGCTGCAGCCAGTGCGGGAAGTGTTTCACCCAGTCGGGAGCTTTGAAGATCCACACCCGCATCCACACGGGAGAGAGGCCCTTCATCTGCAGCCTATGTGGGAAGGGCTTCTCCAACCGCTCTGGGATCCGCTTCCACTACCGCACAGTCCACGGGCTGGCCTCTGAACATGCCGGAGAAGCTGGTGGTGGGGCTGCATATCGTGGAGCGGCGGGCCGTGGTTACCCACCCGGGCGTCCCCCTGCCAGCGCCAGCCTCAATACACCCAGCAGTCAGGACAGGGACTCTCATGCAGCTCCGAATTCCAGAGGTTCTCCTgcgtctgctgctgctcagtctgagGCAGGAAACCCCGGCAGTAACAGAGAGGTGCTCCTGTATGCATGTGAAGACTGTGGCCTGCGTTTTAAAGATGCCCCATCCAGGAACAGACACCAGACTCTAGTACACTACTCGtctgaggggagagaggaggacggGGAGGCAGGGGCAGAGGATAGAGCTAAGCACAAATGA